Proteins encoded within one genomic window of Geotalea daltonii FRC-32:
- a CDS encoding MMPL family transporter, which produces MPNAIRTITRSFQQLVHRHLAWIHRMTTTYPRRVVIMALLLLLSSIASIATTRFEADIFKLFPSQAGPLKLFLDSLEWTGGAKDVYFLLEGEPSLLPVEAERLAARLKTLQVDGTTAFRNVKYRVYDTSEAASFARFIAYAVTHPQLYLDPAEAGNYGVKFDQPAINKALDRAGTELASQVGMGMRDIIAADPLYLRELILPRLKKASQALALDTTSPYFLSRDGQVLIMIAEPAQPVQNIAFARKLVAGIEEVRSGMKVNVSCAGAHLSAVMDERVMKENIIACIVSSLIVVLGLFYLTYRRVLPTLLIPLILFYGVALALGTAGLFLSSISIISFAFTALIIGLGTDYSIHLYDRYYSERSLGRDTGEAMGLAIVETGHGIFTAAATTALPFLALTISDVRALSELGLLVGLGVIFSLYATFFFLPPFIIAAERRFPAVSYRPLPRFGLGWIWKKCLTRSGWIVGLSALFFCVLLVAACFISFEGDLKNLQPRHSEAFLAQEKMEKHLSLSPKQMLVALDGHLPAELMERGGRVETLLSEYQRRGNIVSWSSLGQVLNNRGVQAEVLNSLQQSLAGKRPSEAVRGALQEKGFAPEAFGPFLDSLAGLGHAAPVDESEALDHLGRSPLRGVVERHLIKDKGNYHLLLYINYRGAEFHQQTFLKQLAAIDPSARATSVDLVSEQLGGAVKKSFFWGFLLGGALVLFLLLSHFSSLGEIWHSLFPVVGGVIAMLGLMVLTGMRLNFMNAMVLVTIVGMGSDYGMHVLHRVTALDMHEAGEQFVQSGRAVLLSALTTIAGFGSLAFTDYGAMSSIGWATNYGIAATAIFALVTLPAMICRHRRS; this is translated from the coding sequence ATGCCCAATGCCATCCGCACCATAACCCGTTCGTTTCAGCAGCTCGTCCATCGTCATCTTGCATGGATCCATCGCATGACCACCACCTATCCGCGGCGAGTGGTGATCATGGCTTTACTGCTCCTGCTATCCTCCATTGCTTCCATTGCCACCACCAGATTTGAAGCCGATATCTTCAAGCTCTTCCCGTCCCAGGCAGGTCCGCTCAAGCTGTTCCTCGATTCACTGGAGTGGACCGGCGGCGCCAAGGATGTCTATTTTCTGTTGGAGGGGGAACCATCCCTTCTGCCGGTCGAAGCTGAGAGACTGGCGGCCAGGCTGAAGACGCTGCAGGTGGATGGGACAACTGCCTTTCGCAATGTCAAATATCGTGTCTACGATACCTCCGAGGCAGCATCCTTCGCCCGGTTCATCGCCTATGCCGTAACCCATCCCCAACTGTATCTGGATCCTGCCGAAGCAGGCAATTATGGGGTGAAATTTGACCAGCCCGCAATAAACAAGGCTCTGGACAGGGCCGGAACAGAGCTTGCCAGCCAGGTGGGGATGGGAATGCGGGACATAATTGCCGCAGATCCGCTCTACCTGCGCGAGTTGATTCTGCCGCGCCTGAAAAAGGCCAGCCAGGCCTTGGCCCTTGATACCACTTCGCCGTATTTTCTTTCCCGCGACGGGCAGGTGCTGATCATGATCGCCGAGCCGGCCCAGCCGGTGCAGAATATCGCCTTTGCCAGAAAACTGGTGGCAGGCATTGAAGAGGTCCGCAGCGGTATGAAGGTGAATGTTTCCTGTGCCGGTGCCCACCTCTCAGCGGTAATGGACGAGCGGGTAATGAAAGAAAATATCATCGCCTGCATTGTTTCGTCCCTGATTGTGGTGCTGGGGCTGTTCTACCTGACCTACCGCCGGGTGCTTCCCACTCTGCTCATTCCGCTGATTCTTTTTTACGGCGTCGCCCTTGCCCTGGGGACTGCCGGCCTTTTTCTCTCCTCCATCAGCATCATCTCCTTTGCCTTTACCGCCTTGATCATCGGCCTCGGTACCGATTACTCAATCCACCTTTATGACCGCTATTACAGCGAGCGGAGCCTTGGCCGCGATACCGGTGAAGCAATGGGACTTGCCATCGTCGAAACCGGCCATGGCATATTCACCGCTGCTGCTACCACCGCGCTGCCTTTTCTGGCGCTCACCATTTCCGATGTGCGCGCCCTTTCCGAGCTTGGCCTGCTTGTGGGCCTGGGAGTGATCTTCTCTCTCTATGCGACCTTTTTCTTTCTGCCGCCGTTTATCATTGCTGCTGAACGGCGCTTTCCTGCCGTGTCATACCGTCCGCTGCCCAGATTTGGGCTGGGGTGGATCTGGAAAAAGTGCCTGACCCGTTCCGGTTGGATTGTCGGCCTCTCTGCCCTGTTTTTTTGCGTTCTTCTGGTTGCTGCATGTTTCATCAGCTTTGAAGGTGATTTGAAAAATCTCCAGCCACGCCATTCGGAGGCCTTCCTTGCCCAGGAAAAAATGGAAAAACATCTGAGCTTGAGCCCCAAGCAGATGCTGGTGGCGCTGGACGGGCATCTGCCGGCGGAATTGATGGAGCGGGGGGGACGGGTTGAGACGCTGTTGTCAGAGTATCAGCGGCGCGGCAATATTGTTTCCTGGTCTTCCCTCGGGCAGGTATTGAATAATCGGGGGGTACAGGCTGAGGTGCTGAATTCCCTGCAACAATCTTTAGCAGGCAAGCGGCCTTCAGAGGCGGTACGGGGGGCATTGCAGGAAAAGGGCTTTGCTCCTGAGGCATTCGGGCCGTTTCTGGACAGTCTTGCCGGTCTCGGCCACGCAGCGCCTGTGGATGAGAGTGAAGCCCTCGACCATCTCGGACGTTCACCCCTGCGGGGTGTGGTGGAACGCCATCTGATCAAAGACAAAGGCAATTACCATCTGCTTCTCTACATTAATTACCGGGGAGCGGAGTTCCACCAACAAACGTTCCTTAAACAGCTGGCGGCCATTGACCCCTCTGCCCGCGCTACCAGCGTCGATCTGGTCAGCGAGCAGCTTGGCGGCGCCGTGAAGAAGAGCTTTTTCTGGGGATTCCTGCTGGGTGGCGCGCTGGTGTTGTTTCTGCTTCTATCCCATTTCTCATCACTGGGGGAGATCTGGCACTCACTCTTTCCGGTGGTGGGAGGGGTAATAGCAATGCTGGGGCTGATGGTTCTGACCGGTATGCGCCTCAATTTCATGAACGCCATGGTCCTGGTTACCATTGTCGGTATGGGGAGCGACTATGGCATGCATGTCCTGCACCGGGTGACGGCGCTGGATATGCATGAAGCCGGCGAGCAGTTCGTCCAGTCCGGGCGAGCGGTGCTTCTGTCGGCGCTTACCACCATTGCCGGTTTCGGCTCTCTGGCCTTTACCGATTACGGGGCCATGTCCTCCATCGGCTGGGCAACCAACTACGGCATTGCCGCCACCGCCATCTTCGCCCTGGTGACGCTGCCGGCGATGATCTGCCGCCACAGACGCTCCTGA
- a CDS encoding acyloxyacyl hydrolase yields MVRVQMGRSETVYGKILAVALTIILCSNAAAYAEEVTVRNATGEYTLLSGYGITHRGFGDTRTQVQTYDTIARFGWFLSDETGRGWYRGRHELLMELPLHLTVDPRVRSMTGGYLLGSWKFTSLEDFAPYVFAGGGVLFVDLGLPTMGSRLDFSYQGGTGVQYFIAKDKAVSLEYRYHHISNAGTASPNEPLNSSKILLGITLFR; encoded by the coding sequence ATGGTAAGGGTGCAGATGGGGAGAAGTGAAACAGTTTATGGGAAGATTTTAGCTGTCGCCCTGACAATAATCCTTTGCAGCAACGCAGCTGCTTACGCTGAAGAGGTCACCGTCAGAAATGCCACCGGCGAATATACGCTGCTTTCGGGCTACGGCATCACCCACCGCGGTTTCGGCGACACCAGGACCCAGGTGCAGACCTACGACACCATCGCCCGTTTCGGCTGGTTCCTCTCCGATGAGACAGGTCGCGGCTGGTATCGGGGACGTCATGAGCTGTTGATGGAACTGCCGCTGCACCTGACCGTGGACCCAAGGGTGCGGTCCATGACTGGCGGCTACCTGCTGGGGAGTTGGAAATTTACTTCCCTGGAGGATTTTGCACCCTATGTCTTTGCCGGTGGCGGAGTGCTTTTTGTGGATCTGGGACTGCCGACCATGGGAAGCCGCCTGGATTTCTCCTACCAGGGGGGAACCGGCGTCCAGTACTTCATTGCCAAGGACAAGGCGGTCAGCCTGGAATACCGCTACCACCACATTTCCAATGCCGGCACCGCCTCCCCCAACGAGCCGCTCAATTCCAGCAAAATTCTTCTGGGGATTACATTATTCCGCTGA